AATTATGAAACTTTCTGGTCTTGTTTAGGTGTGGGATATGAATCTGTAAGTTCTGCAGCACCAGAAATAAGGGATAACCAAATAGCAAACGGTGGAGGCAGTTCTGCAAGTAAGTTCTCTTCCAATTTGTGGGCCTTTGTAGAGTCGATACCGACCACCCCCGCTTCAGCTTCCGAGAACGTCAACCGCACTTTTCAGAGGATGTCTAGCTTTAGCAGATTGAGACTAAATACCCTGAACACCTTTAACGCCAATGTCGCCATAGGTAATCCCAAAACTAGCGCGAGGAGAACGGGTACGAATAAGggattctttttattttcaattcttgGAGTATTGTGTGCCATTCTATGGGTGTTGTTAGGAGATGTTAGATTACAGGAAAGAGGCATTGCCTCATGAATCTGCTTCATTAAAATTCTGCCATCTTCTTTTATACCTTTATTATATGCATATCTTATAGTTCCAATCTTGGTGGAAACTGAATTTTGTATGTAAATTATAGCTCAGTGATAGATGAAATGAGAGTTATAAGTCTCAATGGTTACGAGGAAATATTAGTGATCGAATTCAATTCATAGGTCTATCTCAATTACAGTTTTTTCTTGTGTGCGAGTTCTGTTTTGTATAGCTCAGTTACGGATCTAGTAATTATACTAAGAGTAGCTTGAAAATCGTTTAGATGAAATATTAGTAATGGATTTTAATTCACAAGTCTATCTTAATTACGATTTTTGTGTGTGGAGTTTCGTGAAGTATAGCTGAGTTATGACAGATGTTAGATGAGAGTTTTAAAGGTAGTAAATTATACCGAGAGTAGCCTGAAACGATAATCCATGGACTTACctgttttgaaaacataatCTATGGACTTGCGTGTGTCGAACATCTTTagactttatttaaattccataaaacataacccaTAGACTTGCCTGTttcgaaaatatctttaaaacgatacaacaaaagacccgaaataaaattaataaacgtTTAACTTAAGATCATCCTATTCTagtaagtctaagaaaataaataccactattctacatgtgtcatggtctcgagttgcgatgccgtcgtcaggaATGttttgccttaacctgaaaaatataaagtctaagaaaataaataccactattctatgcatgtgtcatggtctcgagttgcgatgccgtcgtcaggaATGttttgccttaacctgaaaaatatagtagcatgcatgtgtcatgatctcgagttgcaaTGCCGTCGTCAGGAATGttttgccttaacctgaacaATATAGTAGCATGAGGCTTGATTATTTCTAGAATATCCAGTAAGTGacccctatcggggttatgcaacaatcacatgcaatgagatgatgggacctatctttcaatcTGTCTTCCTACGGTACTGTCATAATGggtaatttggacgtgtaccatatactctacacacagcccatacgtgcgggTATGGGCTTACCAGTCAGTTCGTACACCGCTGGGTCACCTTACTAGTCGGGCAAGCATACACTGGGACACTCTCTAGGCCgaacacccgttagaactagtaatcGTCACGACAAcgctatgcaaaacataacgatcgttgtcctgccattggatgtacgcgtccgtaccctcgtggtGGAATAGgagtatcccccaatgcatgaacacacataatgcatgaggtcccaaatatttctacttttatcattaatgaatatagcCCCGCTATCATttttcatgcttaacatgtcatttctcatttttcagtctgCATATCACacataatcctaacggggttacatttcatgtcgtttatcgtgatttcatgtcatataTCACATGTTGTTTATATTCAGAATTATAGTATCATTCACGCCAGAATAATCTAGACACATCATAAACGTCATAAACATAATACATCATATCACATTAAACAGCATACATTCACATTTCACAAGCGTACTTAATCGAGTATAACAggctagcatacaatttaatgacacgtgcgaatccacgggcacgtgccaacatacaacatacaaaGCGTAACCTACAACAGGTgagccacttacctggttagcttaagtcgttgtcacgaatatatttttaatgaaagttcgattccgttctttgaaatccaagtcaagagcccatgacatcagttttaagtttgaactctataaaattatctCTAAATCTAAATTGGTTCATTCTTAAAAGTCGAAATGTTGTATATATAATGCTATTTTCactaaatatcttattttctattattacgTAGTGAATAtattgacaaaatttaatgaagtTTCTTGTACTCTGAtatttcctattttctttttaattctgctcaccaaatctttcctcaatcttttCTCCTCACTTATTgtgtaaatagattttcattATAAACGGACATTACTCCTacccaatatttattttctaaacatatattattggccaattttaatagattattTGACTAGATTTATAGTACTCTtacaacaaaaatctaattaattgaatacatgaaaatgagatttgattattacagatcttaaaatattggataaagaaaaaaaaaaatctaatcctaatgataaaggaaaaaagaggTCTGATCCTAATAAAATATTggacaaaggaaaaaaagattttattccaataaaatattacagATATGgtaaaatattggataaagaaaaaaaagatctgATCCtagtaaaatattggataaaggaaaaaagattttatcataataaatattggatgaaagaaaaaagatctgatactaaattaatttcttataaccataactatCAACAGGAAATCTGAAATAGGATAcggatgaaaatttttaaaccattttttttttatcaaatttgatatttttctgtttatttttagACGTGAAGAAGAGATatgggtaaattttattttatttatttttttttaataatcttttattatttatttattttgacttatatttttttaattggctattacaaattatatcaaaatatctACGGTAATTAGATAAATAACAAGcccaaaattcaatttttttttaataaatttaaaatccaatGAAATTGCAACCAAAtaaacagttttttttttttatttatttttatttttatttttatttttaaatcatgagataaacaaaaaaaccgAACAATATAAACTGTCtacattgtttttaaaattttataataaatctttgatatattttgttattgaaaatttaagaatccacatcaacataaaattaaaatattttacttaataaaaataaataaatatgtgaaGGATCTATTCCcacataaaactaaaatttaaatatttattaaactcaaaattaaagatttttttaaaactaactCATATTTTAAccgtaataataataataataataataataataataataaatagatctatacttaaaaaaaagtgtatgCGTCCACCTTATTTATTTGACCAAATTTATCAAAGAAgccgattttttttttctttttctttttttctttttaattttcaaaatttatattaattactaTTCGCGAATCGCTGACTAGTTTCgtctcaaataaaaaaagaatataaatccccgaaattattgtatttatttatttaaaaaagaaaaaagagacgAAGAAATATTAACACTTGCAGAAAGTGGGGCGGCCTCTGGAATTAAATCTGGTTGGAACAGGATCTTCTCGGAACGTTTCGTTCTTCTTCGCCGTCGCCGTTGTTTCTGTTTGGAATCTTCCAACGTTCATTCGATTTCTTCAGAAATTTTTGCTGCTGAGGAATAAACTTCGATCACTTACGAACTCAATTGATCTGCGTTTCATTTGCGGAGCTTTTGTGTAGTTTTGAGGTGCAGAGCATCAGTGGGAGTCGGATAAGTTCAGAAAGTGTgctgaggaggaagaagatgaagcagtgcttcaccttcttcttcttcttctgttgaTTCATGGCCTCGTCTCAGCACCGCTGTGTTTTCGGTATGTTATGTACAGTTTGTTTTTACGttgttgattttgattctCTAATTTTGCGCGTTGATTTGATGGGGGAACTGTTTGTGTGTGTTGGAGAATGGCGGATTTGAGTTGTATATCTCGGCGAATCTGTAGtgttgcttcttttttttgttttgttttggttcaATTGTGGCGGCTTTCTTAATCTAAGCACGGAAGGTTGGGCTTTTTTGGTGATTTAATTGCTCGTTTTCTTTTGTGCGTCTTATGGTGttgttaaattttgatttcagTTGGGAATATACCTTATGATGCTACTGAAGAGCAGCTTATAGAAATCTGCCAAGAAGTTGGGCCCGTAGTGTCGTTCAGGTCTGTATTCTCTGCTCTTTTTCATGGCTAAAACTTATATTGGAGTGAAATTTAGGATCTAGAATAAGATTGAGAGCTTTCAAGAGGTGAagttgggtttttttttatataaatctccttgaattttctttagTTTCCTTGCTTTTTATTCTCTTGCCATCATCCTTTTCTCCTCTGCGAGTAGATTTTGTACCTATGATTCACTTATTCCTCTCAGTCTTGTTTCGGGGGTTTACTTCTGTCATTCTCCATCTGCGACAGATTGAGTGGCTTTGTCATGCTGGAATAGAATTCTTCGTTTTTGCTAGGTTTTCTACAGCAAGCCCCTGTTAAGGCTGAGAATTCGTTTCATGATGGTTTTCTTTAGGCCAGTTACCCAGATGATAGGGTTTTATCAACTAAGTGATATACATATAGTCTAGTTAAATCTATGACATTCCCGATAAGTCGCCTGTCAATTTCATCCAAATCTTTCTCTGTCTGATAAAAGGATAATTTGCCTGTCAATTTCATCCAACTCTTTCTCTATCTGATAAAAGGATAATTTTCCTATGTCTGGTCTGCTTGATTGAGGGGGTGTAGTGGATTGCAGTGTACTTGATTAGAATTGAAGTGTTTAGACTGTTATATCTCATCACAGACAGAGCCATTCATATAACAGGTGTAACTCACTTTTTGGTTCTATCATGGTACACTGTGATAAGGGGCCTCTCTTTGATCTGTAAAAATTGAACTAATGTactatttttagaatttgagcCCAGTGTTGGAAGCTGTAACTTTTATCTAATTGTAGTATGTCAATCTTGAAGCTTCTTAAGTCTCCCAtccaagaaaatgaaggaaaaggaaagtaaCTAAGTGCAGGACATCAATTATGAGAGTCACTATTTTTTAACTTCTGAGTCTCTTATCcaaaaagattttttattatcatattaatttatcatttccGTCTATTGTTTGCCAGTacatttaaaagttaaaattaatagttCCTTCCTTTTTCAGATTAGTTATTGACCGAGAAACTGGAAAACCAAAAGGCTACGGGTTTTGTGAGTACAAGGATGAAGAAACAGCTTTGAGTGCTCGTCGTAATCTTCAAGGTTATGAAATTAATGGCCGGCAGTTACGAGTTGATTTTGCTGAAAATGACAAGGGTGCAGACAGAAATAGAGAACAGGTGAAGTGTTTAACCTCTTCTGATTTGTCAATTTGGCTAATTGACTGTTCTTATCCATCCAGCTAGTCACATTAGAGGTTTTTggcattattttcaataaaatactttaaaacattattgactgaattatatgaaattttagattataATGCTGCCAATATTTTCAAGGAATGTGCTGTAGATATTAAatagatataatttttaaaaccttggagGCTGCCTTAATTACTCCGCTTAGAGTAATTTCCGGCTAGGAGTTGAAGAAATCGGTTCCAAGGAGCCTATTCTGCAGTCTTTACTCTGATACCTTTGCTTTTCAAGTTTAGAATGGATTCAGATGTGTTTGATTGCTCTATAGGCTTCTTAAGTGCCGTGAATGGATTTCGGaatttgattatatatataaaagattgTGATATTATCCCGAGTCCCAAGTCCTGACATATTGATttacaagaagaaaaatcttGGTCCTTGTGAATTTGTCCTTGGAAATGCTGGCAATGTCCTTCCAGAAGAAAaggattatattttttctttgaagctATCTACATAGAATTTCCATgcttattttaatgtttttatttcaaaaaatagaaagacaAATTCAGTgagtagagatatatatatattaattggaGAATTTCTGTCGACAAGTATTCCAAAGATAAATGCATAGGAAATATTTCAAAGATCAAATACTCTTGGActgataataaataaataaaaaatccatCTTGAGCTGCATTtgctttttcttcaattatcgTCATGCTCCTTTCCCATCAAATGACTTGTCAAATTGATGGAACTATACATTTGAAAATCAGATTagattaaagaataaaaattctCCTTTTATGTTCCCTTCCACCAATATACCCGGACTACATGTAGcatgttaattattattttatttgaaacaatttttcctttttcagggTCGTGGCGGGCCTGGATTGGTTACAAATGCTGGTTAGCTTTCTTTATCTTAAACGTCTTTTGGCTTATGGTTTGTGCAAGAAATTCggattgttttctttaagttTTGTGTTAACATTAAAGATGCTCATAAACAATTAGGTGGCCCAACAGCCCATGGGGAATCCAGTCAACTTCAACCAATTGGTCTTCATATAGCAATAACTGCTGCTGCCGTCATGGCAGGAGCCCTTGGTGGTGCACAAGCTGCTTCTAATCAGAATATTTTGCAGAGTACAACAATGCCCAATGATCCTTTAACTCTGCATCTGGCTAAACTTTCTAGGAGTCAACTTACTGAAGCTATGTCAGGGCTAAAGGTAACCTTTTGAGTATGTTCCCTCTTCTCTCCTCATTCTTCTGAATGGCTCCTGATGATTGGTATATTGTTTGGACTTAGGTAATGGCTACACAAAACAAGGATTTAGCTCGTCAGCTGTTGCTGGCAAGACCACAATTGTCAAAAGCTCTTTTCCAGGTATCTGTTTACCCTTTCTCTTTTGTCGTTTCTTCAAGTGCGGAGATCCTCCACAATATCTTATGTTTgtgactttctttttctgtagAATCCTATTTTCCTAATTACTACTAGTTATTCTCTTAGTTCAGTGTCAATTCCATTAAATACGCTTTTATTTCCAAAGGTAGGTGATGCTCTTATTTAAGCTACCCTTTAGCATGCCTGTTTTGTTTAAGCTACCGTCCAAGGCTGCCCCGACTTTGTTTAAACTTATTAGAGATTTATTTTGGGAAGGTTCTAGAGAAGAGGGTGGTATGTACAATAGAAATTTGGAGAAACTCAACTTTCAGCTAAGGAATTCAGCTGTTTTGGCTGAATGAATTTGGAGATGTTGAACGAGGGAGATGCTCTTTGGCACAATATCATTGTTGGTAAATTCTATAATTCACAGGCAGATTCTATTTGGCCAGGACAGATTATTGGAGGTGCTCCTTGGCGTTTCATTTGTCCCATGATTTTGCTCATTACAGGCGCCTTGGAAATGGCCTTTACTCATCCTTCTGGAAGGATTCTCAGTTGAGTGGTTGCCCAGGCTTATCCAAGATTTTTTCGGTTAACTAATAAACCTAATCTTACGGTTGCACAAGCTTGGAACATTCTGAATGTTGCATGGGATTTGAGTCTTCATAGTCATCTAAAAGATATTGGAGGTGGCTGAGTTTAATTTCTCCCAATTTCTTTCCCTCATAACTTTTCGTTGAGAAAATGACTCTTGGAATTGGTCTCTGGGTACTTCTAATTCCTTTACAGTTAAATCCCTATGAATAATCTAGTTCATGCAATCAGTCCTTGTTCAAACTACCCTTACTCAGTGATTTGGAAAGAAGCTTATCCCAAGACAACAAACGTTTTTTCGTGGTAACTTTGTCTTGGAGAATTAATACGGCCAATCGATTTAGAATGCCTCATTTCACTCTCTCCTTGTTGTGTGATGTGTGTTTGTAGTTCAGAGCATCCTTGCCATCTTTTTGCTAACTGTTCTTTTGCCTCTCAATATTGGGTTTTCATGCTAGATATTTCCCTAACTATTCTTTTGCCCCTCACTATTGGGTCTTCATGCTAGATGTTTCTGGCTGGTCTTTGGTTTTGCCAAAAAACGTTTTTTATTCTTGGAATTCAGTGTTTGTCGGCCATCCTTTTCATGATGTGAAAAAGAAGCTATGAATAGTCTTCTTTTGGTATCTTTAGTGCGAAAGGAATGAGAGACTTTTCCTGGAGGCTTCCCTACATTTAATAGGTTCTTAtaacattttccttttgtaattcCCCTCTTGTTGATGGTAGAATTTATGaactcatttcatttcatttaggAGTGAGATTGTGTCCAATTCTATTATCTCTGTGTGAAAGCAATGTTGATGAATTTCTACCTTATGCTACTCTTATGATCTTATTGTCTACATGCTTCTACATTCTAAATGCGTTTATGCCATCCATTTCTTCCAATTCTAGTAGTTACATGGGTTAACATTAAtacgaaaaaaagaaaagaaaactattaGGAGCTATTCATGACGTGAATAAAAATATGAGATTGAAGGTGACTGGTGAAATCTAGgttgttttttaaatgtgGATGGAGGCCATAAACGTCAAGGAAACCAAAGTACCAATCTCAAAACCTAattttgggttaaattttgattgaaaatcaATGTTGTTAGAATTACAAtagctttttttatttagagagagagacaaaggAACAGAAAAgacttcaaataaatatttgggaGAAAAGATTGCTGTAATGTGTTTATATTTATCATTGTACCTTACTTCGTTGACAAtagtctttctttttcctccaaATTTAATGGACTATATCTCTTTTCGTATGCAACATCAGCTGAGCATCTTTATTTTCCATCttttctgaaattttgtttGCAGTCACAGATAATGCTTGGAATGGTCACTCCACAAGTGGTATTTCTCTTCACTGCTTGTATTtgcctttccttttttctgCCTGTTCTGTTAATTGCTGTTAAAATTTTCTCACGAACGACCCCGTTCTTTTATTGTTGCAGTTGCAGAATCCTAATTTACGGCAACCTTCAACTCATCCTCAGCTTCCTTTGCATGACATTCAGCAGGGTCAGTCATCATCCCTTCAAATTCAACCAGGGCTGCCCCCTCTTGCACCCAACAGAATGCAGACTGGTTTTGtacctaaaaaagaaactcaagTATCTCTCACGCCTCAAAATCCTTTGGCTCCCCATCAGTTTTCTGCGTCCCAACGCCCTCCGCTTCAGTCTCAAATTCAGCCCTCACTTGCTTTACAAGGCACTTTGACCGGAATACCTGGAGGCTCATTGCTTCCTTCCGTAAGTTTGCCGGGAAGTATGTCTGTTAGACAACAGGTTCAGGTGCCCACCTCCGCCTCTTTAAAGCAGCACATGCGTCCCCCTTCTCAACAGTATTCAGGACATGGTGGAGCTGTAATTCCAGGGCATAATGCTCAGATTGCTAACCCAGAAGCTAAACCTTCTCTTCTGCCTCGCCCTTCCTTACCAGATGCAGACTTTCAGGTGAtactttatgttatttttttgaaaaaaaaaaatcgtaatttaatatataaatgacTCAGTACTAGAACATAGGTGTCAAAGCTATCTTAGCAAAAAAATCACGTTTTTCTTGGAGAGCAGGTGGGCGCAGTTTGCTTCTTAACCTGGAGTCTACCTTAGATAGAATGACAAGTTAACTTTAAGCTTTAACTAAACGCAAAGGTGGAGGGTGAACAATAATACAACTAACTCTTGTGTTGATGTTTTGCTGGCTGTTATAATTGTAAATTGAAgtgttcttaatttattttctttcacatgtATGATCAATAACTGTGGCTTTTCTTATCGTGGTCGTAGCGTTCTATTGATGGTTATATGCttaatcgttttttttt
This genomic window from Cucurbita pepo subsp. pepo cultivar mu-cu-16 chromosome LG01, ASM280686v2, whole genome shotgun sequence contains:
- the LOC111808957 gene encoding cleavage stimulating factor 64, which encodes MASSQHRCVFVGNIPYDATEEQLIEICQEVGPVVSFRLVIDRETGKPKGYGFCEYKDEETALSARRNLQGYEINGRQLRVDFAENDKGADRNREQGRGGPGLVTNAGGPTAHGESSQLQPIGLHIAITAAAVMAGALGGAQAASNQNILQSTTMPNDPLTLHLAKLSRSQLTEAMSGLKVMATQNKDLARQLLLARPQLSKALFQSQIMLGMVTPQVLQNPNLRQPSTHPQLPLHDIQQGQSSSLQIQPGLPPLAPNRMQTGFVPKKETQVSLTPQNPLAPHQFSASQRPPLQSQIQPSLALQGTLTGIPGGSLLPSVSLPGSMSVRQQVQVPTSASLKQHMRPPSQQYSGHGGAVIPGHNAQIANPEAKPSLLPRPSLPDADFQPGSSAAYGASQIVGSDADRSSQVPLGVDGKRKIPHGFSGTTNRPVKHIKLEDGKGSPFSAGGLSASVGNNGARQLGIASDPNLPGIQISEKPTSMLPHDVESALLQQVLNLTPEQLNSLPLEQRQQVIQLQQALRRDQMRPS